The following is a genomic window from Candidatus Eremiobacteraceae bacterium.
TGTCGCCGCTGCGACAGACGGGGCAAAGCAACGGATGGGGATCCTAGGATGAAGCTCCGATTTTGAAGAGCTTCGTCGAACAATCGGGGCACACGCCTTGGACCGCGGGGCGGCCGTTCTTCATCGTGACCTGTGTCGGGTCTTTGATCTCTTTCTTCGCCTTGCACTTCACGCAGTACGCTTCCGGCATCGAGTCACTCCTATCATCGGGTCATCGGGGCAAGCCGCCGCGAAGGACCGCATGCCCTAGCTACGAAGGCCCGTTCGTCATCATGG
Proteins encoded in this region:
- a CDS encoding DUF5679 domain-containing protein — encoded protein: MKCKAKKEIKDPTQVTMKNGRPAVQGVCPDCSTKLFKIGASS